One region of Sebaldella sp. S0638 genomic DNA includes:
- a CDS encoding biotin/lipoyl-containing protein, whose protein sequence is MELKEIKELMKLIKEEDLGEIKVNIGAEKLHLKNTKSPNTNFQSVQEKVVFLEEPEPAKEIVKSKNVGKIKFLNIEKEMEVKAGTKLATIETIGVTTDIKAPVSGILTEIFVADQSIVDYGKNLFEIEISE, encoded by the coding sequence ATGGAATTAAAAGAAATAAAGGAGTTAATGAAACTTATAAAGGAAGAAGACCTGGGAGAAATTAAGGTAAATATCGGGGCAGAAAAACTGCATCTGAAAAATACCAAGAGTCCGAATACGAATTTCCAGAGTGTTCAGGAAAAAGTTGTTTTTCTTGAAGAGCCTGAACCGGCAAAAGAAATAGTAAAATCTAAAAATGTTGGGAAAATAAAATTTTTAAATATTGAAAAAGAAATGGAAGTAAAAGCTGGAACGAAACTTGCTACAATAGAAACAATAGGGGTAACAACAGATATAAAAGCTCCGGTGAGCGGAATACTTACTGAAATTTTTGTAGCAGATCAATCAATTGTAGATTACGGGAAAAATTTATTTGAGATTGAGATAAGTGAATAA